The genome window TAACACGATACACGCGAGTTATATACCCACCACCGGTAGATACAATTATTAGTGCAGATAAGGGAAATTAGGTTAGTGTATCAATTCTAGTAACAGTTTGAGTGCATGTCGCAAAGAGGTGGTGACTCTGTTATCTGAGCTCTTCTAGGTCGCTAGAATTTCAATATCCAACCACCGTTTTGCAAACGGTGTCGCATTCTAGCGATCCAAAGTTATTAGGCTGACGTGATCATCGTGAAACGAAAGAGGCTCCGTTATTGCAGTGCTAACTCGCAAAGACTTTGCTCGGATTACTAATGTTTGTAAACTGAAATTATCGCGTAAAAGGTTTCACGATTAGACAATAGATAGCGACGTATCAGTGAGCGCAGCCGAGTTCGTTTCAACACGTGACGAGATTCGAGAGAAGCCATAAGGCTGCCGTCTGTAAGAATCATCTATgataaacattatatatatagccAAATTCCATTTGTTTTGCATAATCACTTAATTCGTTACCTTTGACAATTATGGAaatgttacattttataaacagtctgatttcttttttctgaaataaattattcgtcatattgttatacatataaattataacattaacTGAAAAGATAAGCAGAGTACCTTTTGTAGAAATTTTAACGTTATCTTGAGAAGAGTATCGCGGAAAATAGATGagatatttaataaagaaaactCGAAGACgaaataatttcattcgttATCAGTCTCTTTGAGTATTACCGGTTCATTCGGGGTTATCTGTAAACTGAGGGCTATTTACCATCACGATTCATGATGATCACCAGTTGATTTTGGTACGTCGAGGAGTACGTTTCTCCCTGAACTTAACAAAAATTGCAACAAGAGTTTCGAAACGTTAACCATGGTTCGTTATTATTTTTTCACCGGAAACCGGAGTCAAAGTTCGTCGATTTATCCGTGCACATTTGTTCTCACGCGTTTCATTACGCGACTCGTGCAATTTATTTCTTCGAAACGACAACAAACGATCGATTGGTTGGCGTTTGATCGTGGTGGTATCGCGAGTGGAATATTAATAACGAGCTGTGTTATCGAcaaaaaaggaaagggaaatCATCGCGGAATTATGACAATCACGAGACTTTCAGTTCTCTTCTCGTGGAAAAGAGGTCGAAGGTTACGACGATAAAGCACATTACCGTGATTACACGACGCTTCCCGATCGAATAAATAACTCGAACGATCGGCGAACGTGCAGTCGATTTTTGGCACATGTCAATCCGCTTTCAATCTGACGATCATGAGGGATTTGAACCGAAAGTCTAACGGAGAGGACCATTGCAACGGTCAAGATTTCGATTTGATCGCGGAAAGTAGAAACAACGATATCGACTCATCAACGCTTTACGTAATTATCGTTATAATATCATGATCATTTGGCAATAATCGTGATAAGAATCGTCGAATGCCATATTAGCGTTATTCGAGTTGACACTGCTCGGAACACGAGATGGAATTCGGATACCATCGGAATGAAAACGTGATGTCACCAAACGATCATCTCGGTGATCTTGTCTTTAAAAGACAAGGCAAGATCGCGTTTGCCCGCGATATCTATTCTTTTGGTGCACGGTTTCAATCGATTCGAACGGGTTAGCTCCAAAAAGAACCGAAAAGTCTCGAATCGTGTGCGTTTCTGTCTACAGAACAACGAGGAAATTCTCGATCCATACTGCGTCGAGGAAAATCCCCAAAAGATTACTTTCGAGGACATCACTTCCGCTGCGTTCAAAATCAAATGTGGAATCGTCAACACTCCTTGCGTGGTATGatctgaaatttgaaaatgtcttatttccatataaaatgtttatttgtCCTACCACCATACTCGAATCATTATGTCACAAACTcaaatgaattctttttttccTACTATTTCGTAATTCATACTCACATGACAAATAGCTTCAACTgaaattatattcaattttCAGTATAATGACAATTGAGAAACTTTCTGGAAAAGggcttttatttctatataataattatgaattCTCTATagattatttacaaattatttatagatcatttataattattataaattacctTTCAGaactattaaaattatcaatAGAAACGTAGCTAATATTAAGAAAGTGGAAGCAAATTTTCCAATTCCAATTTGTTCAATTCATCATTTCGTCTCACTTTGCTAGAAAGTTTAacacgaaaaaggaaaaaattaaaatatttcctattTGTTATCAGAAATCGCGTCTGTCAGATGCGATGGGTATCGATTTGTATTTGAAGAAAGACTTCCTCCAAACAACTGGAAGTTTCAAAGAACGTGGCGCGAGGTATGCTCTGGTGATGCTGACCGACGAACAGAAGAAGATCGGCGTGATCTCGGCTTCGTTGGGAAATCATGCACTCGCTCTCTCTTATCACGGGTACAAGCTTAATATACCAGTGACCGTAGTGATGCCGGTGCTGGCACCGATCATGAAGATCGCCGCTTGTCGTCAATACGGTGCGAATGTAATCGTCGATGGTCTGGATATGGGTGAGGCAAAGGGTATCGCGCTGCGACAGGCGAAAGAGAATGGGCTGACGTATATAAATGGGTAAAGGCATATTCTACTTGCGATGATAGCAGTTTGCTGCTGGTTTCATTCGCGgataacgtaaaataaaaagaatattcgaCACGTGTTATTGATGAACCTATAGTGAATGGAAAATGTCTTTTGCTTGTTTCATTTTTACGCGAAAGCGACGTCTAACATCTTTTTCTTACGACATTAAAAAAAACTATTTTGCGAGATTAACATGAATTCagagatttttatttgttagcGACAATGTatctaaattttgaaaataagaaaatcgtCTATTACAAGAGCTGCCCATGCAATAGGGAATACAAGAGTGTCTCGTTTATATTATTTCAGGTACGATCACCCAGATATTATGGCAGGACAAGGAACTCTAGGTCTTGAGATCGTGGAGCAGGTACCCGATATAGATGCAGTGGTCGTTCCCATCGGAGGAGGTGGTTTGATCGCGGGGGTAGCTCTGGCCGTGAAAACCCTCCAACCAAATGTACAGATCATCGTGAGTTATCATGGGAATTAAACGAACGCTCAAGCTCGTTCATCCTCTTTTTAACACTTCTTTTTCCACATCGACGAGTATGAAACGTATTTTCGATGTAAACCAATATCGTTTTTCTGTCGGGTTCCAGGGCGTTGAGTCGGAAAGATGTCCTAGTTTCTATAAGGCCCGAAAGGCAGATCGACCTACCTACACTCGTATAGATTCAACTTTGGCCGATGGCCTTGCTGTTCCTAAGGTTGGATACAATGCTTTTGCCACCGCGAATCCGTTGATCGACAAATTAGTCGTGGTGAAGGAAGAGTGGATAGCAATCGCGATCCTGAAGCTGGTCGAGAACGAGAAATGTATCGTCGAGGGTGCTGGAGCGACCGGCCTCGCCGCCATTTTGGCTGGTCACCTGGAAGAACTGAAAGGCAAAAGGTCGTTTGATGTTGCACACAGTTAATTCAAGAACGGCAACGTTTGCACCTTTCTGTCGCGTTTCCTATATCTCTTCGATTTCCTTCCTTCAATTTAATTTCAAGCTATAATTCTTTAACATTTCTTCTAAATTTATCAGTGAAAAAGTTAATTGattaaactaaaaaaaaaactctcgCAAATTCGATAATTCTAACAATAACCGTAACATTCactttgcttttcttttctaGAGTGGTGTTGCTTCTATGCGGAGGAAATATCGACACAACGATCCTAGGTAGATGTTTGGAGCGTGGACTAGCAGCGGAAGGCCGGCTTTTGAAGTTTACAGTGACTGTGTCCGATCGACCGGGCGGAATCGCAGAGCTCTGTAGAATGCTGGCCAGCATCGGTGTCTCGATAAAGGACATCATGCACGAGCGGGCTTGGATTATGTCGGACATCTTCAGCGTGGACGTGAAAGTGGTTTGCGAGACTAGAGACCGGGATCACGCGGAACAATTGAAGAACATGTTGCATCAAAATTATCAGCGGGTTGTGTTCGGCACTAGTGACATGTCCGCTCTGGACTTACCTGTGAGCATGTAACATGTCGTTCTAAATTCGAACTTTCTGCTATCGTCGAATGACGCCAAGGAAAAGGATTCGACACGATTTTGAGTATTACTTAATACCGGTAAAGCTTCTTAATTTCTGTGAGCgaaataatctttttttttattgaacaGAGAGACGTACTATTTATAGGAATATCGAAGTAATTATCTCATTGTTTGTAGTTCAGATACAGTTCGAATCCTTGTATATGTCATACTGAACTAGGTCCTGGTCACGAAACAGAGGAAACCGCGAACGTTCCGCATCGATTTCCATTGTACGCTCGAATTATTGTCCATATTCCTGACTGCGAGGGAAGTTTCTACGCATCTATAAAGACACGACAGCTATGGTTGCTCCAAAAAGCGAGCTGCTCGCGTTACAAACGAGCAACCCCTCTGCGTAATTTGCATCTGAAGAAGGGTGGTTCGATGGCTCGAAATTTGAGAGCAGCGTCTACGCAACACGCGTCACACTGAGGCGTAAACGTACACTCGCGAAATTTATTACTGTTGCGATGCTTTTGCGTTGgtttgagagagagagagagagagagagagagagagagagagagagagaagtgaTCAAAAGGAACAAAATTTCACCCTTCTACTCATACGCTGTTTTCGTCGCGTTTTATGTCGGGGATACGTGTTGCTACCGCCACCGTACGGATACGATTGGATTTTTGCGTAAGAGGATCGTAAAGCGTTCGTTTACGAGCTCAATAACGACGCAACCCCTTATTGCGAGATGACTGGCTGTTTGACAACTTGCAGCTGCTCGTTTTCGACGAACTGCgcattattctaatcgtaaggGATGTGGAGTGCAAAAATTGGATGGAGATGGTGGTTGAGAAGATCATTTgtactataaaaaatataatattcgaaaTACTACATGGTGTATTACtatgattaataataaattgcgTAAATTACGTATTCATTATCTTCGAAGccaaatagaaaatgaaatattcctgTATGCAAAGTTTTTCACACACGCTTCGTTGAAAAATACGTATAAATCAGATTACTGTTCCGTAAATGTGAATATTAATCGCGATAACTGTGCTTTAACTTTTAGCTTTTATTAAAAGTGAACGATGAACAATTTACAAGTAAATCTCCAATAAGTTTGTTTCAGACATTTGCAGATAACTTTTTGGACTCCGGTATATTGATCGTAATGTAGCTTGAACCAGGGATTATACAACCACTGTCTTTTATCGACTGAATATACACATTTCCACCTTTAAATAAAGTTGTATTCCGTTTCCTAACGATGACTCGCTTGGAATTCTTGTCTCTCAAGCTTACAAGCTCCGACTTTCTCTTAAAGCAAccaatttcattatttcttcTTATCCTAAGTCAATTTCAGTCTGTTCACGAGAGAAGGGAGAATGAATTCTTCGAAGGAAGTTCACGATGTCACGATAATATTACTCTACTCTGATGATATTACGGTACTCTGCTGCTTAAAGATGGGAATGTTAATATTTTCCGCCGAATCGGGTCAATTTTAAGAAGCAGAAAGAtgaatttttcgaagaaaaaagatgttaagataATTTATGACGATCTTAACATTTTTCAGCCAGTCGAGTCAATTTTAAGCAGCAAAAAGAGGGacgaatttttgataaaatattcacaatattgcaataaatattactGTACTCTAACGATATTACACCATTCTTCTTCTTACAGGGAGggaatgttaatattttttctgGAAGTCGGGTCAATTTCAACGCGGTCGTGTCGAATAAAAAATGAGTCGGGGCAGACTGGCAAAATAAATTTCGTGCGGACCGCGTGTTTTCGCGTTTCTGCTGGAAGCATTTCCATGAGGCACGCGGCTGTCAGGGGATTAATGCATCTTTACGCCGGGGCGACTGCTCGGTTTCGTCGCGTTACACGCTCGAATAATATATCGCACGCGTTACACTGGAGGTATTCCCGTGTCTGGTTTCAAAAGACTCGACTTCTTTTCCCCTTCTGAAGCTTCTTTTCAATGACGGTTGACAATACACGACGATGTGTCACCTTTCTAATATCGGACTGCTCCGGATGAGTTATGATATGTGAACCAGCCAAAGAGGAAAGTAGCGAACAGCCTTCGCCGGCAATGAAAGATCCGCGGATCCGctttttttcttcatcttttcGCGCATCTCGTTTCAGATggtggaaaaagagaaagaaaggaaaaaggggaAAACTGGAACATCATTGTGCTACCGGGAATGCTGGTTTCGTGGCTACTGAAGCATTGTGAGATTGTTGGAAAGGAAATGAAGAGATGCGAATTTTTTGAATTCGCCAGCGAACTCATTACTTTGATTAGTAAATTTTTCAACTAGATTAATGACATACATACATTTGATGCTAACTACTTTTGTTTTTGTTTCAGGTTAATGTTGAAATAAgaaatacacatatatgtaaagAAGTGAGGATAGTGGAGAAAGAACAGTTCTAAGGCGGTATAAACTACTTGAAAGTGGAAGTTGAAGTTGCCTGTCAGACGCTCGACTCTACGCTTCCCTTATGGACACTAAACATACTTCCAGCTAGCCAATATCGCAACAGAGTTACCGTGATAGTTTATAACTCGAGACATCTACAGACCATCCAACAGCCTTGGTGAAACTTATACTCTCGTCTTTCACGTTGGTTCAATCCCTCCCAGGTAAACAATATTTTCAACTCATAAATCTATATTCTACAAATACAACTACCTTTCCAAGGGAGTTGAAGAAGTTCAATCACGCGATTCTACTGACACCAATTCTTATCCTTTTGCTGCTGCTCCGTCCGTGAACCTTAAAGCATTGACCAAGCGCAACTTTCTCCATTTCTTGGTTCAGTCTGGCACCTTCCGACCAAGATTGAATTTACATCGAGCGGGGCAGCACGGATTAAGCGCGGGCAAAGTTTCGCCGAATTTTTTTTCTAACCCACCCACGCCCATTCGTTGCTCGCCCTCTTTTTTCCAGTTTTTTCAACGCCGAGGAGGGGAGAAGCTACGAATGAAACgaaaatgagaaagagagaaaagggtcGTGGGCAAGGGAGAAAGAGATAGTGAAAGTGGCGGCGACCTGAATTTACAGCATTTAATATCGGCAAAATGAAGTACGAGCACGACGGAGAGCGGGCAAGGAGCCGCCATTTTGTGGCATCGATAAATCCATTTTATTGCTCTGGCTTGTAGGTAGGCGGTCTGACTACGGTTACCGGTAGCCTACCTACTCTTATGCCTTCTCAGTGTATAACAAACACCGAATAAAAACCAATGCGAGGGCCAGCAACCCGCGCAGTCGACCCCTCTTTTCGCGGTGCACCGAGAGGACCAACTTTTTTGCTATTTATTCGCTACCCTTGCGTTCGTCCCCCCTCGTACATACCCGTGTTTTGTGGCCATGGCGTCCCCAATCGAGTACTAGCACCTCTTTTTTGCGCTTCATGCAGTGTAGCCGGAagtttttttgtttcttttgggAGAAAAAACGGATTTTTATGATGATCGTGATTGGTTTAAGGTACCAGTCATACTCTAGAGAATCGAAGCGTTCATGATAAAAATGATACATGTCGTCTCCTTTTAGGAAAGTAAAATAATACTGATAGTATTTTTAATGTCTCTtcaatacattttaatttttcacaatCGCTGCCAACATATCGCGGATGGACTGTATCTAATTAAATCGTATACTTCATGACCgatattgtttttataaaacTCGCGAATCTCCATTCTGCAATCAGtcaaaatggaaattaattttcatatcgaCTTCTATCACGTCTGGCCACTAGTATACACGTTGTTGTTACTTGAAAAAGCTCGAGCCCTTCTTCGATCGTATTATGCTggtttaaaaaagaattttaatttcagaCTAATCGTGTCGAAATTTCGAAGTCGTTATCGtgaaatacgaaagaaagaggaacTAGGAAAGAGAGAAGCAAGAGTAAAAAGAGAGATTAATAAAAGTTACCATGGGCAGACAGTAAAACAAGGCGATTAGAGCGCTACGAAACAGGTATCGACGAATCGTCGGTGAATTTTTCGGAATTAGTCGGAGGGAAACGGTTGTCGGTAGGGGAAGGATTTTCGAGAGCGGTGCAGGGCCAGAGTTTTCCAAGATGAAAGTTAATTCCGCTGGATAATCCAGCTTGGACGCAGGGGGGTGGGGCCGGGCGTAACGAGGGCGAAGAAAGATCTGTCACCCCTCCTCGTTCCTTTTTCAGCTAAATCTTGCGAGCCGGATCGAGAAGTTCGTCGAATTTATGAGATTTCGGGTTTCGAAGCGCGGCTAGTCCGAGGGGAAAGAGGTCGATGGAATGGAAAGGGGAAGGGGGCTGGAGCTCGGCGAAGGGATTAACTTTGTCGAGCCATTTTGTCGACCGCGAGCGGGCTTTGTGACCAAGGGAAGACACATTCCCAGCAATTAGCTAACCCCGCCTCTATGTCCGTCTGTATGCCGGTGATGTACTGGGTGTTTCTAAAATCGCTGGCCAAACCTTTGGGAAATGTACCCTATTTATCTTGGCGGAGAGGTGGAAGACCTTCGTTCGTATCGAAATCAGCGTTGCAATGTCTCGTTCTTTGGTTTAACGAAGATTTACCGAAGTAGTTGGGAAGCTGTAAAAAAATTCCTGAAAATCGATAGATAAGAGAATAAGTAGACGAAAGTCAATTCTCTATAAGACAGGTACGTAATTGGTCTTTGTTCGGCGATTGACTGATCGAAGGCTTTCAGACAGAGGTCGTTAAACGTCCTCGAGTTCTAGCAAGCCTAAGCCACATCAGAGAAAGGTTTTCCAAGCGAACTTGTCAGACGTTGTAGCGAAACTTTGTCGCAAATAACTTGGTTTGGGTGGCGTCTTCTCGAGTCGCCAAGTCCATAAGACTTTTTTCATCCCCTGAACAGAATATTCCGCCGAAATTTAGTCATTTACTTCAGAAACATTCTACGTAAAGGGAGTATAAGGCGAGAGTAAAAAGGGGCGAGGAAAGCGTTGGGACAAAAAGAACGTTTACAAGGGTGGATCAACCGGTGCAGATTAATCGATCTGTACATCGAGGCTCTGACCTTTTAAGAAGTCTAGAAAAAAAGCATCGTTCCCTACGGCGTCTCTTGGTGAAGACTAAGAAAGTATATATCAAGGATCTCGTATAAATGTTCATAGAAATGTTCTGGTTGAACGACCCTGCATAAAAAGAGTACGAACATGTCTCTTTGTCGGAGATTTAAGCAAAGATCTATTCAAGTACGGCTATAGCTCGGTTCAACGCAGGACGAGGCggtaagaagaaaaagaagtacgGAAGGGCCCCGTGGAAGTTACTTATTAGTTTTTAAGCCGCTTGCATCCCCGTGGAATTAACGAGGAGCAAATAAATCCCGGTGGAAAGGGACAGATTTCGTTGAACGAAGCCCTGCTCCTCTTAAAAGCACGATAATTAACGCGTAGCCTCGTGTTTTCTCCAGCTTACTGGATCTATCGTTTTGAACAACGAATTACGTAGCACTCGTCGATCTGTCTGAATCATTTGAGCATTCAAGTTAATGGAAATACACCGCGAGCGGGTGACGTAGCGTCCTGAAATTGAACAACCAAGATCGAAGGTTAAATAAAGCCATTGTTCGAAAGTTCTTTAATTAATAGGACGTTAAGGAGCGCTCGATAAAACGGTTACCGAAATGTCAAATCGGGGAAACTTTCTCGAAGCGATAGGGAAAAGGtcgaagaaagggaagaagaatCGTAGAGAGAAAGTTGGTTGGATCACGGAGACCCTAACCTAGACCTAACCCAGACCTGGAAAGAGATTTCGGCGTGGAATGGCAGAGAGCTACAAGAAGGGAGTCGCTTTACCTTTGTACTTTCGTTAATTAAACCGCTACCACCACCCCTCTGTTCCAGCCGTTCAACCTTAATTTCGAAATAGGTTACGAGCAGCGGACCGTGCCTTTTCACCGCTCTGGAAACAATCAGCGACCCTTAAAGCTCGATAGCATCAATTTCACCAAGAGAAATTTTGCCAGAAAAAGGAATGAACCGTGTCGTGAAGTGCCATTTATTCGGTTAATCTGCGAACAGGGATCTCTCATTCGTTCTATGGGAATTGCACGAAGTTTTCTTACTgtgttaataatttttctagAAACAAAACTTAATCTTCTATtttttacgattataataatacatGCAATCAGTAACAGTAGTGCACTTCAGCACTATATATCACATTATCCATGTAAATCCCTTTAATTAGCGAGAAGGCTGCGAAAGAGTTAAACTCGTAATTTACCATCGCGCGGTGCTCCATACATCATTACAAAATTCTGAGCCACCCAAGCATCAAGTAACCTGCAACCTATCCAACAGTAACTGGTGGAAATTATTTCCATCCTTTCACAAATCCAATCGGCGTCCCACAGTGAAAAAGgggagaaaaaggaggaaatgcGCACGCGGTTCATTCCAGATTGGAGGCGGAATATTTGCTGAGAGTCGTGGCACGCGTCGAGCACTCCGTCCTCTGAAACAGTTTATTCGCTTTATTCCTCCGAATTACAGCTAGCTGGGAGATACGATGTCCGACTCGTGCCCTCGGGTACGAGAGAGTCGGTTCCTTCTCAGGAGTCGAGCGGCTCGCTGATTTGCGAAATTTATTTGTTGGAAAGTTTGCTCGTTAAAAGCACACGTACACGGCCAGCCTTCGCGTTATCAGCCTCTTTCACCTTCTCCCGCGTTGAAACAATGCTCGTAACGGTAGCGGCGCGGCCGGCAGATAAGGTACGCGCGTTTTTTCCACCAGTTCGCCCGCCATTCGCATTTCTCTCGGTTTTTCCATCCTCCGTGTTCCACTGCCTAGTTTGCGCGCGCACGCGTGTGTGTGTGAGACGTACAACGGGAATGTTTTTTACGCGTTTTTTCCCCTCGCTGTACATTATCAAATTGGTATTTATCTTTACGATTCTTCGCAGTACACACCCCTTGCGGAACCATTCTTCCGTAATGTATATTGTTCGCTCTCTTTTCCCGTGAATTCAATGCGTTCTCATTGATCGCCGCTGGAATTTTCTCCACTTCTCCATCCACCGTTTTTTCTTCGTCCTTTCGGATGAACATCGTCGTTAGCCGTTCGTTTTGTCgaacttttttttgtctttcaATCTAAGCGGCTGTTACGGTTCTTCGTTTGTCCTTCTTTTGATACTTTTGCACTCCCTTTGTATATCTTTTTAGTCATAAAGATGTGGTTTTTTACCTTTCCTCATccaattcttttttgtttattgTAGTTGGTCCTTGCAACTCCTTTATccgtaaaa of Bombus terrestris chromosome 5, iyBomTerr1.2, whole genome shotgun sequence contains these proteins:
- the LOC100645443 gene encoding L-threonine ammonia-lyase isoform X2, with product MNNEEILDPYCVEENPQKITFEDITSAAFKIKCGIVNTPCVKSRLSDAMGIDLYLKKDFLQTTGSFKERGARYALVMLTDEQKKIGVISASLGNHALALSYHGYKLNIPVTVVMPVLAPIMKIAACRQYGANVIVDGLDMGEAKGIALRQAKENGLTYINGYDHPDIMAGQGTLGLEIVEQVPDIDAVVVPIGGGGLIAGVALAVKTLQPNVQIIGVESERCPSFYKARKADRPTYTRIDSTLADGLAVPKVGYNAFATANPLIDKLVVVKEEWIAIAILKLVENEKCIVEGAGATGLAAILAGHLEELKGKRVVLLLCGGNIDTTILGRCLERGLAAEGRLLKFTVTVSDRPGGIAELCRMLASIGVSIKDIMHERAWIMSDIFSVDVKVVCETRDRDHAEQLKNMLHQNYQRVVFGTSDMSALDLPVSM
- the LOC100645443 gene encoding L-threonine ammonia-lyase isoform X1, coding for MRDLNRKSNGEDHCNGQDFDLIAESRNNDIDSSTLYNNEEILDPYCVEENPQKITFEDITSAAFKIKCGIVNTPCVKSRLSDAMGIDLYLKKDFLQTTGSFKERGARYALVMLTDEQKKIGVISASLGNHALALSYHGYKLNIPVTVVMPVLAPIMKIAACRQYGANVIVDGLDMGEAKGIALRQAKENGLTYINGYDHPDIMAGQGTLGLEIVEQVPDIDAVVVPIGGGGLIAGVALAVKTLQPNVQIIGVESERCPSFYKARKADRPTYTRIDSTLADGLAVPKVGYNAFATANPLIDKLVVVKEEWIAIAILKLVENEKCIVEGAGATGLAAILAGHLEELKGKRVVLLLCGGNIDTTILGRCLERGLAAEGRLLKFTVTVSDRPGGIAELCRMLASIGVSIKDIMHERAWIMSDIFSVDVKVVCETRDRDHAEQLKNMLHQNYQRVVFGTSDMSALDLPVSM